The following coding sequences are from one uncultured Bacteroides sp. window:
- a CDS encoding endo-1,4-beta-xylanase, translated as MRCSTNLLMSVIASSLLISCADNNVLDYSTEKPAKLVEYEYLNSYDALKTYVDRDANPNFKLGSGVGVSDFLKGELVHSLACTNYDELTAGNAMKYGSVVKNNGAMSFLQVAKFVAAAKEAGVSIYGHTLCWHAQQNVTYLNSLVSSLNNCLHLNTPEARTNIWDWQINYKLPKPMKVGVKYTLQMRVKASSAIQIGFWPFTDGGATQYESSIPASIKWSDVSVSFTAKTALEKLQFVFGTFKGDLYFDDISLTAEGSTENLVKNGAFDSNNSAGWAKPSWHPYTFNVEGSPDASGSAPLTPEEKADTLTWAMGQWIKGMMEACDGYVKAWDVVNEPMSDGQPSELKSDPTHEDASNFYWQDYLGKDYARVAIKLARQYGGDDLKLFINDYNLEAAYNANAKCVGLINMIKYWESDGVTKIDGIGTQMHVTYSLNPVTQQKNEEAVVNMYTLLAATGKLIKVSELDMGLADENGETILTTSVTEEQHKAMAEYYKFIIKKYFEIIPAAQRYGITQWAATDSPTDSGWRKGQPIGLWDLNYNRKHTYAGFADGLAGK; from the coding sequence ATTCGACTGAAAAGCCTGCTAAATTAGTTGAATATGAATATCTGAATAGTTATGATGCACTGAAGACGTATGTTGATCGTGATGCCAATCCTAATTTTAAATTGGGGTCTGGTGTAGGAGTTAGTGACTTTTTAAAGGGAGAGTTGGTTCATAGTTTGGCTTGTACAAACTATGATGAACTCACTGCTGGAAACGCAATGAAATATGGCTCTGTTGTGAAAAATAATGGAGCTATGAGCTTTTTGCAGGTTGCGAAATTTGTGGCTGCTGCTAAAGAGGCCGGTGTTTCTATTTATGGGCATACATTATGTTGGCATGCACAGCAAAATGTAACATACCTGAATAGTCTTGTTAGTAGTCTTAATAATTGTTTGCACCTCAATACTCCTGAAGCGAGAACCAATATTTGGGATTGGCAAATTAATTATAAGTTGCCTAAGCCTATGAAAGTGGGTGTGAAATATACCTTGCAAATGCGTGTCAAGGCTTCATCTGCCATTCAAATTGGCTTTTGGCCTTTTACTGATGGAGGAGCTACTCAATATGAATCAAGTATACCAGCAAGTATAAAGTGGTCTGATGTTTCAGTTTCATTTACTGCTAAAACAGCTTTAGAGAAGCTTCAGTTTGTTTTTGGAACGTTTAAAGGTGATCTTTATTTTGATGATATATCTCTAACAGCTGAAGGGTCTACAGAAAATCTTGTTAAGAATGGGGCTTTTGATTCGAATAACTCAGCTGGTTGGGCAAAGCCTAGTTGGCATCCTTATACCTTTAATGTTGAAGGAAGTCCTGATGCATCAGGCTCTGCTCCATTGACACCTGAAGAGAAAGCTGATACTTTAACATGGGCAATGGGACAATGGATTAAGGGAATGATGGAAGCTTGTGATGGTTATGTAAAAGCATGGGATGTGGTTAATGAACCAATGTCCGATGGTCAACCCTCAGAGTTGAAAAGTGATCCGACTCATGAGGATGCATCTAATTTTTATTGGCAGGATTATTTAGGTAAGGATTATGCTCGTGTGGCTATTAAGCTCGCTCGTCAGTATGGTGGTGATGACCTTAAACTTTTCATTAATGATTATAATCTGGAAGCGGCTTATAATGCTAATGCAAAATGTGTAGGATTGATCAATATGATTAAATATTGGGAATCTGATGGTGTTACTAAAATTGATGGTATCGGCACGCAGATGCACGTGACTTATTCTTTGAATCCTGTGACACAGCAAAAGAATGAAGAGGCTGTTGTGAATATGTATACGCTTCTAGCTGCTACAGGTAAGCTCATTAAGGTATCTGAACTAGATATGGGGCTTGCTGATGAAAATGGAGAAACTATTTTAACAACGAGCGTGACGGAAGAACAGCATAAAGCTATGGCGGAATATTATAAATTTATAATAAAGAAATATTTTGAAATTATTCCTGCTGCTCAGCGTTATGGTATTACTCAATGGGCGGCAACAGATAGCCCGACGGATTCCGGTTGGAGAAAAGGGCAACCTATCGGACTCTGGGATTTGAACTATAACCGTAAGCATACCTATGCAGGGTTTGCTGATGGATTAGCTGGTAAATAA